CTGAGGTATAAAAGGAAGCCTAAATCTTAGCCGCAAAACTCCAgggctgtggcagtgctggaaACCTGAATCCCCAACAATattctccccttttcccccGTGGCACATGCTTTATTTCATCAAACTAACTGAAATTTGTACAGTGATGGTGCAATCTTGGAGAGCAGAGACACTGCGGTTCTGTCATCAAAGGACTTGGGCATTTTTTGGAAGAGGAGATTATTTTACAGTCAGATCAACCAGAAAAAAGGTGCTTCGGTGGGAATGGGATGACAAGATCGGGTTTAAAAGCTGAAAGGCATAAGCAGGACTTGCAAGTCCTTGTTTTTCCTGGACATTTTTGTTAGACATGGTTGCGGGTTATCTTGACGCTGGAAGAGCTTTTAGTTCATTTTATGGCAGGGCTTCAGGTGTGGTGACATGCAAGGGTGTTGTGAAACAGCCTGTGGAGCTTCCTTGAAATGCTCCCAGAAATTTCACCACCGCCTTGAGAGAAGGCTGAGAACCGACGTGCTTATGTGTGGCTGCAGCATCGCCCATGTCCTCCGGGCATggcagctgcagctcttcaggcCGTCCCGATGCCAGGGGACATGGCACGGACCCACTGAGCACTGAAATGGAGCAGACCCTCCCTGGGATGTTCTGGGGATACATAATAATTTGGGGAGgctttttttaagattaagatttttatctctgtgtggttttggtgCCTGGGGGAGCATGTCATCTTCCTGTCCCCACTGCCACCGTGCTCCTGTCTGTATCCCCTTCGTGCTGCTATCTCCATTGTGCTCTCATCTCCATCATGCACCTGTCCCCACTGCCATCACACCCCTGTCCCCAGCGGGCTCCTATCCCCATCACCAGCACTTTCCCACCCCTGTTGTGCTCTTGTCCTCACTGCCATTGCTCTCCTGGCCCCACTGTCCTCCCATCACCACCCCACTCCTGATACCAGCCCAACCGTGCATTCCTCTGTACCAAATGTGCATCATCCCAGCTGGGCATTGCTCCATCCATGCTGGGCATCAGTTCATCCATGCTGTGCATCACATCCTGGCTGTGCATTGCTCCATCCCAGCTGTGCATCACATCCTGGTTGTGCATCGCTCCATCCATCCCGGCTGTGTATCACATCCTGGCGATGCATTGCTCCATCCCAGCTGTGCACCTCGTCCTGGCCATGCATTGATCCATCCGGGCTGTGCATCACATCCCAGCTATGCATTGCCCCATCCCAGCTGTAAGCCACTCCAGCCTGGCTGTATATTGATTTATTCCCACTGTGCATCTCTCCATGCTGGCACTGAAGCATCACCTCTCCACAGCGGCTCACATTGGGGGACAAAAGCTGGCAGTGGCCAGGGCTGTGAGTGAGCCGTTCCCACGCTGTGGCAGGGGTCTAGGTGTGGGCACAGTCTCGGGGCAGCTGAGAAACTTTCACCATTGCAccagaaaaagaagtgaaattGCAACACCCCCTTGCAAAATCGACCTCAACTCAAGGCCAAAGGGGAAGCACGAGCCCTTCTGGGGATAAGAAGATTCGTAAATCATAGCCCATCGCTACCCCATTGTTCAGCCATGTGATGCTCAGATTTCAGCTGCCTCTAGGGCCATGGGCTGCAGCCTCCAGTGGGGAAAAAGCCCTGGGAAGTGGCTGGAGgactcctgcagctgctggaattTTTCAGGTCCAGCTGCAAAACGGGTGGAGATAAAAGGGGGTGGTGACCACAGCTAAATACAGCAGCTGGTGGCAggatgcagctggggctgctggcccaGGATGGTCACGGCAGGGGTATGAAATTCTGTGAAAAGTCtttggcagctggaggagctgctaCGAGTAACTATAAATGTTCTGGAAACAGAGCTTTTCCCTTCTCCATCCCCTGTGCACAGGCACAGCCATCTTACCACTGTCTTCTGGAGGCTGGATGATGCTCTCCTAGCCCCAGGGCAGTACCAATTCCTCATATCCACCCCCAGGCAGGATTTGACCTCCTTGCGTACCATTCAGCACAGCAAGCTGAGCTTCATTCCCTATTGTGATCTCTCCATCTCCTTATTTTTTTACCCTCCCTCCAGTGTCAGTGCGATGCAGCCACCCCAAGGATGTGGCCAACGCGCACATCAATGTGGGCAACAACACCCTGCTCAACACCCGCCTGCGCTACACCTGTAACCTGGGCTACAAGCGCAAAGCCGGTACCTCCAGCCTCATCCAATGCATCCTCCGTGATGGCTCCACCAAGCCTGACTGGACCAACACCACGCTGCAATGCATCCGTAAGCCCTCGCTCAGCAGCCAGGACACAATGGGGACCGGGAAAGGGGGACACCTCCATCACTAGTATGACGGAGGAGGATCAAAGGTGGCATGGGCACTGCCACTGACGGTGTCTCCACATTGTGTTTTCCCAAAGGAGACCCGGCTTTACCTCCACAAACTCCCAGCCCTGAGCTCCCAACTGCACCGCACACCGAGAGGATGACCCAGAGGGGTGAGGAAGGGGCAAATGCAGCCCATGGGCTTTGGTTTGGGGCCGCCGTGACTGTGGCTGTGGCAAAACCACAACCACTGTGGtgtggaaagcaaaatatttcaatggCATGATCAAATTAATGCAATTGTGTGAAATTATGCCATTTTGTAGCTGCTGGATGGGCATTATTTGCCCTCGATGCAACCTGCCCAAAGCAGGCACAAGGCTGAGCACTGAAATAATGGTTCTGCCTGGAGTGtgccttttaatttttgaaattaaaaggttTTACACCACTTTCCCAGGAGGAACCACCAACACCAGCCCGACCTTCAacccctctccagcagcaacGCCTGGGCtaccaggagctgccagccaCTCAGCTGCGCCACCAGAACCTGATGGGCCATCACCAGAGACATCCACACCGTGGGAGATGCCCCCACCACTGGACACATCCACAACAGGAGAGGGGACAGCCCTGGGGTCACCTCTGGGGACAACcccactgcccacccccccTCCACACTATGCCGCAGGTCAGGCCACCTCCCCGGGGAAAATAACCCACCAGTGGGTCTACTTTCACCCAGAAAAGGctcttttactttttcaatgcatttttttccttctctccaaatCCCGCAGCATCTCCCCCTTTTCCCAGCTTTGCAGCTAAAAATCtccatttctctcttcttttccagtttccatCCAGACCCTGGCCTATTCCATTGGTAAGCTGGgcaaaaagcattattttggCAAGAAGgggcttgttttcctttatattttagCTTAAAAGCCCTCCTTAGGCTGTGGGGGGTTTATGCCACGTTTGAGGGCAATGCTTCCAAGGGGGGAAGGATGCAGCACCCAAATTTCttcctggggtggggagggcacCTTGTGAATGTGCACAAAGCATTTTCGGCTCTTTGAGAGCTGTTTTGTTTGAGCCAGGCTGtgccttcagctgtgcattggAAGATGCTCATTGGCCACTGCATCTTTCCCACAGGGCTCCCGGTGCTGGTGGTTGCCGGTGTTGtggcctgctgctgctggaggatgAAAATGTAAGTGTGCCGAGCCCCGCGAGGTCTTTTCACCCTGGTGATGAGTTGTCCTTGGCCTCTGTGCTTTCCTGAAAGCCAGGGATAGGCCTTGGGGTGCCAGCACCGCTCCTCTCCCCTCCACAGGCGCACAGGGCAGGGCTACACGGTGCCAGGGACGGCCATTCCCTTGGTGGCACCTGCTGCTGAGAACGACATGCTGCCACCTGGTGTCTTCCCCATGGGCTGAGCACCCACCGCTGGGCAACTCTGTGGCACCCACCAGCCTGGAGGATGCTCGGGGCTCGGATGGAAAGCCAGATGCTTCCCCGAGTGGTGGAAGCATGTGGCAGAGGACATTCTGGTCCCCAGATGCCCTCTGCGTGGAGCATCCTTGCACCAGGGACATGTGGCCACTCTTCCCAGCCTGAACAAGTGACTCCAGTGGATGAGACGGCTTGAGCGCCCAAAGGTGTGCGGGTGTCCCATGTTGCGGCTGAGTGGTGGGTGGGTGAGCCCCACAGGCACCCCGGGTGGCGCACAAGCAGTGGGCATCCTGCATCGGGAGCCAGAATTCAGAGGAGGCAGTCCTGCGGGTGCTGGTGGtcagcagggagcagggtgggggctgcctgccccagcagagaGCATTTAGGGTACAGGGGATGTGGTTTGGGTGCTGGGGGTGAAgctgggctgccctgccctAAGAAGTGCCTATTGACTGGCCCAGAGCAAAGCCAGATTTGGGCTAGCTGGACGCCAGCCCCATCACTAGAGCCACTTTGCCccaaaaatcagaaagcagcGCTGCTTGTGACAGACAGAGAGGCACCCAGCCGAGCATCCCTCCACTGCGTCCTCACCCCCTTCCTGCTCTCTTTCAGCCATTCGCCTGTGAGCCCGCAAGCGCAGTGAAGGGTGCTGATGCTGTACGAGGTGAGCCCTCGTATGCAGTTCAGGGACAGACACTATCAAAGACTGAAGGCAATAACACGACCTAGGAAATACTTTCCTTTGCATGTCTTCCCTTCATCCATCATCAGTTGTTATCCACTCATTTTTCCTTGATACAGAACTCATATAAGTTTTATACTGATGGCAGCTTTATGCTGATGTCTTTTTATGTATAAACatgtatatattgtatataaaaTGCACACAGAGCAGTTGACTTTTTATCTGGTTGGGCATCTCAGCAGCCATGATGGTGGGGAGGACAGTGAGGACAGACAGGAGCGGGGTTGGGGTGAAATCCACCTCCATAGCAGAAAGGGCTCACCAGCCACCAGTACTGCAGTCCTGTCGAGGCAAAGGGTGACAACAAGGTGGCAGCTGCTATTTCTCAGCTGGACAGCAAAAGGGGTTTTAGCAGTCAGCTAGAAAGCAGTAGGTATCTAACAACTTAACTTCCACACTGCTGTGTCTTGTCCTCCTGTTTGTGCCACTGATCCGGACTGttggagctggaggaagcagCACTGTGGATGTGTGACAGACAAAGCCCTCCAGCAATGGCACTGCCTCTCCCCAGCGTACCACAGGATGGTTGGAAAACAGGTGAGGCTGGATCACTGGAGGTGCCTGGTCCAACGTCTGCACTGAGCTCGGTGGTTACATTCAACATCCAAGTCTTGGGTGAACTTCTCCCCATGCTTACGTGAGCAGAACAGGGAAAGCCTGATCTGGACTTGGTGCTTTGAAAGCGAAAGAAGAGCTAGTGAAGCAACTACCATTCAATGGAAATCAAAAGGATACACGAGCTTCTTCCAGCAGGTATGGCTCATGGCTCTGGGCCCATGTCCAAGAGCAGATCTCTTCCAAAATCAGATTCAGTTTCACATGAGATCAGTTTTTTGGCTCTCTGCATGACACAGGTTCTGGTATGACGAGTCAATGCTGTCTTCAAACGCAGAGCGTAAGCCACCGTTTACAAGAGCACCGTGCTGCTTgcaccactgctgctgtgatGGCCAGTAAATAAATGCAACCCAAGATGATTTCTTAacagaaggggagagaaaaaagaaaacctcaaggctatttttattttttttttttaaacaaatttaatttcaggATGAAAAACGCTCTCCAGTTTATCAGAGTTAGactgaaagtaaatgaaagcagTTCTTCAGACACTGCCTCTCTCATTCCCTTATGGTttgctgcagggagaagggaaataGTCTGGGGAAATCCCTTGGCTGCAAgtaaggaaaattaatttagttgGGAGAGATTAATGACTTCTAGAGCTGATAGtgaaaaattcattttccaAGAATAAAGCATTTCTTTGGGTACTTTTCAGTGTCACATTTCTTCTGATGGATCAGAGGGATTTCACAGAGACATGATGTGATGGAATAGGCACAGATATCCTGGCAGTTTGGTCACTGGAGGTGTTTTCTGGTGACAGAAGTAACGAAGGGGTAATTCTCAAAAAAAGCGCCGTCCTGTCTAATACAGTTTATATAGTGGATATTCTCCTGTGCAGTGATGCAGAGCAGGCCATGCTGACCAGCTCTGGGAAGgcaaggcagggctggagagctCCTTGCAGATGGCTTAGAGGGTTCCTCTCAGAGCTGATCTGAAACCCTGCTCCAATATCCACCTGATTTTGGAGCTGGGATGTGACAACAGGCCTTAGGCCTTGTCCTGTACCCAGGGTGGCTCTGGGGAGCTGGAGGGCTTTGTTAGAGCTGGACAGGCTGTTCCTGAAGCTCTGGGAAAAAGGTGAGCGGCATCAGAGAGCCAAAGCGCTGCTGCGCACAAGAGTGGCAAAGGTAGCcacctgcatccctgctgccatcgctctgtgggagaaaaagagatttcagaGAAGAGGAAGACTGAAAGAACACTACCTCTGCTTCCAATCTCAAATGCAACCCCCTCACATCCAGGGAAGAGAACAATATGCCCAAAGCATCTCCTGCCACCTACCTTGTGAGGAAATCCCCTATGGGACAGCTTGTTTAACAGCTGCAACCAAAATGCCCCTGGATCCACCCCAGAGCCAGAAGGTGGGATTAAAACTCAAACCGGCCCCAAAAGTCAGATTGTCACTGGGGCGAGAGGTGCTCTGCTAATCCCAGATGGATGTTGCATGGCATCAACCTTGGCTCTTAAGAGTCAGATATGGGATCTgacacaacaaaaccccaaaactggcCCCACCTGAGACCACAATTAGTCTCAGAGAAAGGTTAAGGCTTGAGTGGATCTGTGGGAACTGCAACATCACACCAGATCATGTGCTTGGGAAATCACCCCCAGTTACAAGCTGGGGTTGAGAGCAGAAGTAAAGGGCCAGTGAGCTGTGGGTGGGAGATCCAGCTGTGGGATGTTCCCTGCTCACTTCCACTAAAGCGTAGCGCCCTGACTGTCCCTCCCCAGTACGATAGCTCAGAACAGTCACGGAGCGCAGCTGCCCCGCCAGCAACTGGAGCAGCTCGCGAAGGCTCCTGACTTAGAAACATGACCTCAGAACCCCAGGGAGGGGACCTACATGAGTCAAAGGGAGCTTTTTCACAACCAGCCTGGACTGAAGTGTTTCCATACACTGTGGCACAGAACAAGCAATGGTGGCCCCGTGCTGCACTGCCTCACTCATCAGCTCCACCCGAAGGAAATGTTCctaacaaacaagaaaaaaagggaacaacactcagagggagcagagatactggaacaggttgtttcatactttttttaaacCCCTGGGAAGTGACTTGCAACATGGttgcccaggtggccaaggcagccaacagcatcctggcttgtatctgtAACAGTgcggccagcaggaccagggcagtgatggtccccctgcactgggcactggtggggccgcacctcGGATCCCGTGTGCggtgttgggcccctcactgcaggacagacactgaggggctggagcgtgtccagagccgggctggggcaggggctggggcagggcggcggggggagctggggggtgtcagcctggagaggggggggctcaggggcacctggtggctccctacagctgcctgacaggaggttgcagtggggtgggggtcggtctcttctcccaagtaacaagtgacaggactagaggaaacagcctcaagctgcgccaggggaggtttagatggggTATGAGGAAAAACCTTTTCACCGAAAAGGtgtcaagcactggcacaggctgcccaggaagatgatggagtcaccatccctggaggcatttaaaagatgtgtagatgtggtgctcagggacatggttgagtggtgggcttggcagtgctgggttaatggttggatttatgatctcaaaggtctttcccaacataaactattctatgattccattatttttttttaaaaaaaacaacaaaccaacaacaaaaaaaacccaaacccttggTGACAACAAAAATCAAGCAGAGCCAGCAGGAGCTCACGAGGAAGGAAGTGAAGTAAGAGCTGGTAACCACTACAGATAGAAAAAAGGGGAATCTACACATTTGTACTAAGATAAAAAGTCAGAATATGTGGAAGACAACATCCAAATGCAAggactgtggaaaaaaacacacGGCAACCTTGTTCTTGCTACTGAAATCACAGTACAGAGTAGTGTTgtactgggtttgcatggccAAAACCAAGGTTTTGGTTAGCAGGGGGCCGcaagggtggcttctgtgagaagctgctagaagcttccccctGTCTGATAGTaccaatgccagccagctctcaGATGGACCCACCgttggccaaggctgagcccgtCAGCAATGGTGGgagtgcctctgggataacttatttaagaagggggaaaaaaatgtgcacaacaaattgcagccagagagaggagtgatactatgtgagagcaacatccctgcagccccccggtCAGCGCAGGAGGGGCTCcgggcaccagagcagagattccccggcagcccatggtgaagcccatggtgaggcaggctgtgccctcagccctTGGAGGTCCATGgaggagcagatccccacctggAGCCCATGGGGGAccccgtgctggggcagggggatgcccaaaggaggctgtgaccctgtgggcagcccatgctggagcaggctcctggcaggacctgtggtcccatggagagaggagccccggctggggcagggttgCTGGTGGGGCTTGTGCCCCCACGGGGACCAGCACTGGCGCAGCCTGGGCCTTAAGGACTGTACCCCGTGGGAGGGACTCACGCTGGAGGAGTTCATGGAGGcctgtctcccgtgggagggaccccacgctggagcaggggaagagtgtgaggaggaaggagcccCCATTCCTGGTTCCCCTGTGCCGCTCAGGAGGAGGGGGTAGAGGAAATTGGGCGTGAAGTTGAGcgtgggaagaagggaggggtgtggagaaggtgttttaagatttagcttttatttctcattaccctaaTACTGACTTGGCTGGCAATAAATTAACACCCCGCCTTCAAACATAACAATCAGAGATGTGCAGATTTTATGGAAAGTGGGTGCTGAGTCTCTTGGCACTTTTTTAAACTGGcagctgcccatcctgcccaaGATGTCATCACTTGCAAAGCTGCCCTGAGACTCTAAATCTTCAGGAGACAGCAACATGCCTGGGAGTTTGCCCTCCCGGGCCATTTGCTCTGCCTCTGGAGCGCTCACACAtcagctgaggagctgctgcagttcaCAGGCAGGGTGGCTCAGCCAGATTGCACACGATGATGGCTTGCTTTGGGGCAGTGTGCTACAAAGCATGGGTATCAGGGCCCTCAATTGTCCCACTCCAGCATTTGCTTACCTTGGAAAGATTTCACTTACCCCAGCCAGTGCTAAAAGGTCTTCCAGGGACTTTGACATCAGCAAATACTTCTTTGCACGTGTCACTGCTACATAGAGCAGGTTCCATTCATCCTCAGGATACATGTCTAGGTTGGAGGAAAGATCATCAATAGCTTTAGAGGCCAAGAATGAACAGCTCTGCCATTCTTCTAATGCTTCAGCTAGCATGTCTGGAAGGACACTTGGTGGTTCTCTGGGAGAGTGTGAACTTGCAGAGCAGCACGGCTGTGCAGCACTCTcctgtgtttgctgtgcagTTCCTGACACTATCAATAGCTCCTGCCTCATTCCATGTTTCTCCCTCCAAGCAAATGCAGGTCTCTATCTGCCTGGAGAAGCAGTTCACTGCTACATGTTTTCCCACCTCCCAGGCACAGACCTGGCACTGGAGAAACTTCTCAGTCTCTAGATTCACTCTGCAGGCTCCTCTCTGCTCACTGGGAAGCAACCAGCTCTTCCAAGGCATGAACTGTGCCACCTAAGGAAAGCATTGTCTTTCCCAGGTGTGGAGCTGGTCTTTGTTGCTAGATGGCTACAAGCTTGACTGCAGGAATATTCCCCTGCCCCTGTTTCACTGTGAAGGAAACTACAAGACTGATAATCACTAGGGCAGCCGGGGGCGCTTGAAATGCCGAGAAGCATGGGCTTGCAGGATAAGCCCGGGCAGCAcactttcctttccccccttcAGATCAGGATGGGCACCGCGCACAGCTGTTCTCTTACCGATAATGAAGTTAGCTCTCTGGTAATTGCCACCAAGACACGGTACTTTCACAAAGTCATCTGCAATCAGCACCGTATCGAACTCCAGGCCTTTGGCTTGATGGACAGTACCTATTATGTAGTCTGTAACCACCGCACGTGGggaacaagaaggaaaaaagatgggTCATCAGAGCAATAAcggtatttttaatttgatgagGCACTGAGTCAAATGAAAGTATTTCATTCTGCATTCATTTCACTTCTCTCCAAACATAAATCAGAAGTAAAGCAGGAGTCTAGACTGCTGAAGACAACTTCCTCGCCAAGGAAAATGCCTGGTTGTCAACAGCCTGAGCCTCAGCCCCAACTCCCAAACAGgaatgtgctttattttttacttgACTGCTTTGTCCCCTCCCCAGATTTTAGTCAGCAAGTTGCAAAGCAACTCCAACAGAAATcccaaaaagcagaataaagtcCTAGGGCTTTCCAAATGTAGGAAATACTGCGTCCAAAGGTTTATTTTCCTCAGCAAAGTCACATGAAGCAATCCTTTGGTGGCAGATTCATTGCACTGAACTCCACCTGGAGTCCCAAATGTATCCCAGAAGCTGCTGTTCAACTTCCTTTCTCCTAAAAACCCGATCTGATCCAAACGCAGCCGTTTTGCAGAACAAGGTGGATTCAGCACTGAGATAGATTGAGAAAAGACCTGAATTTGCTCCTCTAACAAAGACACAGCTTGGCTTTACCTGCCATGGCTTCTTGTGACACGTGGCTGCTCTCAATCTTCTGTACCAGTTCAGGGATCCGCTCTTTGTATTTCTCCACTATTGCAATCTTCACTTCCAGGTCTTTGTCATCGGTGTGCTGTGCATATTTCTTTAAACTGAGGAGGCCCCGagtttcttcccattttttgATAAAGGAGTCATTTATAACAAGGTTTGCTGAAAAGGAAGTAGCACATGACGTGAGTTTATTTGACAGATGCATATAAAGAACTTTTACATTCTAATCAAGTTTCAAAGTAAGTACTAGGGAAGGCAAGTGTGGGACAGTGGATGGACTGCCACTGTGGTATGAATGGGTTTGGGATATACTCCTTGCTCTGTGACGGGTGGTTTTTactcagtattttctctttactgATGCAAAACACCATCAAAGCTCAACATGCTCATTGGAGCAGGTAGTCTCACAGAACAGCATCACTTTGAGCTACAGCGCTAGCGTACTATAAAGGGTACGGAAGTTTAAGGAGCTCAGGAGACAGCAGCTGGCAAACATTCACTGAGCTCTCTCATTTCTAAAGCATGTGTCCTAGAAAGTCTGCACAACCTAGTCCCCAGAGATATTTggaaactgaagggaaaagaCTCTGAGCAGTCTGAAAAGACTTTAATGTGAATTCagcacactggagcaggggctcAGGGCAGACAGCCCCAGGGCCCTTCCAACATGCATTATTCTTCTTACACAGATGGCAAGGAGTTTTCCTGGTAGCTCACGTTCCAAAGAACCAGTAACAACACCCATGTAATCAATCAGTTGTGGCAGTTCAGTATATGCTTTGTTTGTCTCTGTGCCCCATATCTAATAATACTTGCCTACTGCTGCCGAGagattttaaatgaattatttatttcctaCGTGATATCCATATAGGAAGTGACAGCATTCAACACaccaggtttaaaaaaaaataagcaaagtaGGAAAAGCCtaagacaaatgaaaaatgacatCAAATCAGAAAACATAGGAAAAAGTCCTAATCTATGAGTTTCCTGGGCTCTTGCACTCAAGACAAGGCATCgcagaggaaagctggggagggctgCACGACACAGACCCCCCAGTTTTGGTGGTTCTGGTTTTAACGTCAGCCACTCAAGCAGACAAAATAGCACAGCCCATTAAGAAGTCCATTTGCAACAGATAACTTAATgaggaaatagaaaataagCCACCAAGAAGCCTGCCACTTTCCATCACCACAGCAAAACCTAAAAAACCCgcactgctgcagggaggatcacacacacagagaagtgTAACGACATACTCACATTTCTTCCGTTCATCTGCAGGTTGACTGAGCTTCCAAATATCACAAATTCTGCTCAGGCCAAAACGGACAAGCCCCTAAAATAAACATCAATTTAGCTTAATATACAGGAGTAAAGGTGCTGTCTAGGGTTCCTACACAACCTAGCAGGGCCCAGTGGTTATTGGTATTAAGAGGAAGGGAATAAGGGAAATGTGTTGAAGATGAAGAGCTGTTTTCCTGAAATCCCTGGAGCTGTAGCATAATCAAAGATGGCTGAAAAGGCAATGATCCAGCTTGCTCTCGCTCTGCAGATGGACAGATGGACAGATGGACAGCAAGAAGAGAAGAGGATACTGTCCGACTGGCACTGTAACACAGCTACAGCAGAATTTGATATCCAAAGccttttcaatgaaaaaaattatttctataatgttttctcttttgctaacagaaaaaaaaagttcagttctTGGTCATTTTAGCTTTTAATAGCTGCATAttgctttttcaaaaccaaCTTTAAAAGCCTGTTACGCCAAAAATGTTGCTGGCCTATTGACTCCAAGCTGTTTCACAGGACAGCCAGCTCCAGGTACAACTGCATCCTCTTTCCTGAAACGATGGGCCACCACAACAAAGATAAATTTGCTAAACTGACTgtaaatgtttccatttcaatGTAAACGAAaccaaaatgctttgctttggccatttttactttcagaaagtattttttcccccttgtttccaaattcaggtttttttgttccatCAAAAGAAGCATCACTCTGAATTTAGACTTATTCCaaactgcaaaagcagaggAGGTTTTCAGTACTGGGCAGTCAGTTCAAACGCTCATTGTATATGCAGctttctggtggaaaaaaaatataaattaaaaacttaaaagatCAGCCTAAAATTCAAAAGAGCAGGCTCATCCTCAGACCTGTTCAGCTCTAGGACATCTGTTCATTGTGCCTGAGCTTCTACATTTCCGGGTGCAGAACAAGATCTCACATTAAATCATTGGTATCAATGATTCA
The Falco peregrinus isolate bFalPer1 chromosome 6, bFalPer1.pri, whole genome shotgun sequence genome window above contains:
- the IL15RA gene encoding interleukin-15 receptor subunit alpha — encoded protein: MARPPPLLLLCGTVALLLPWAAADTVSVRCSHPKDVANAHINVGNNTLLNTRLRYTCNLGYKRKAGTSSLIQCILRDGSTKPDWTNTTLQCIRDPALPPQTPSPELPTAPHTERMTQRGGTTNTSPTFNPSPAATPGLPGAASHSAAPPEPDGPSPETSTPWEMPPPLDTSTTGEGTALGSPLGTTPLPTPPPHYAAVSIQTLAYSIGLPVLVVAGVVACCCWRMKMRTGQGYTVPGTAIPLVAPAAENDMLPPGVFPMG